The following nucleotide sequence is from Roseivirga sp. BDSF3-8.
ATGTATGAGGTTTTTCATAGCTCCATTAGCAGAAAGGTTTTCAATGATCTGGCGGGAAGTGGGATTAATATCAAACGAGACATCCGGATTGATCTCCTGGTCTTTTACAATTTCACTGACAATCCAGAAATCACGATAGCCGGGATTAGCCGAAGATCCGATAACCACCTGGTGAACGTCTTTTCCTTCTACCTCACGCACTGTCTTTACTTTACCAGGGCTGCTGGGTAATGCGATCATGGGCACAAGGTCATCAAGTACGATCTCATCATGTTCATCATATTCTGCCCCCTCATCAGGTAACAGCTCAACAAACTCATCACCACGCTGCTGGGCATCCATAAAGGCTTTTACCTTATTATCAGCTGGGAAGACAGTGGTTGTTGCTCCTAATTCAGTACCCATATTGGCAATTACATGCCGGTCCATAGCATCTAGATTTTCCAGCCCGGGTCCATAATACTCTACAATCATACCACGGCAGCCTTTTACATCGTACCTCCGCAGCATTTCGAGCACCACATCTTTGGCGCTAACCCATGCCGGTAATTTACCCGTGAGCTTTACTCCCAGTACTTTGGGCATTTTAAAATAAAGTGGCTCTCCGGCAATTGAAAAGGCCACATCGAGCCCACCGGCGCCCAGTGCCAGCATACCCAGGGAACCGGCTGCTGGCGTATGGCTATCTGAACCAACCAGGGTCTTACCAGGGACACCAAATCGCTCCATGTGAACGGGGTGGCTTACCCCATTACCTGGCCGGCTAAACCATAGTCCGAATTTTTGAGCGGCGGATCTCAAAAACACATGATCGTCGGCATTCTTAAAGTCTGTCTGCAGGAGGTTATGATCTACGTATTGTACAGACTTCTCTGTTTTAATCTTCTCAAGTTTCATAGCCTCGAGTTCCAGCATGACCAGGGTACCTGTAGCATCCTGGGTTAAGGTCTGGTCTATCTTGATACCGATCTCTTTACCGGGTTCCATCTCTCCCTCTATCAGGTGTGAGGCGATTAGCTTTTGTGCAACGTTCTGTGGTTTTGCCATTAGTTTTCTGCGAATTGATTAGGTAAAAGGTGTGCTATAAATAGAGTAGCTAATAAAATCAACCAATGGCTTTCCTGTTTGTTAGTGAGGGTGAGTTAAAATGCCGAATAAGTCGACTAACCCCATACCGGTTATGAAATCCGGTTATTTGATAGTGTTTATGTATATTTGTCCGCTTTACCGAAAGGTCACTGAATGAAACCAGAAGTCCCGATACATACTAAAAAAAAGTACACGCCTATTCTACCGGGCCCCCGTGAGTGGCCGGTTGTAAAGATGGCCCGTAATCGTGAGGCTTTTATAGAGGAGGTAATCGGAGAGGCTATTGAACGGGTAAAAGAGGTTAGAGGCAATAACGGTACCCTGGTAGAAGAACTGGAAAACGTAATGTACCTGGAAAAGCTCCGAATCAAGCAGAATCCATGGAATGTGGATCCTGAGGACGAGCACTCTTTCTGGTCCAGTATAAAGACCCGCCTGGTATCTTACTCTACCGATCCGGAAGAACAACTCGACTTACCTGAAGAACTGCTAAGGGAGATTATTTCCAGATACTCTCACGAAATCGCAGGGGATTTCAGGCCAAGTTACTACCGGTTTACCCGGTCTATGGTAACATTTGGCTTTGCCCGCCTTCTCAATGCCAGCCGTATTAAGAAATTTGGCGCTATCTGGAGCCGCGAGCTTACGCTGCAGGACAAGATCCATATTACGGGAGAAACCGAGCACCTGAGAAAACTGGCAAAGATAGGCACCATTGTGATGGTACCGACACACTTTAGTAACCTGGATTCTATACTTATAGGCTGGGTAATACATGCGATGGGCCTACCTCCATTTATCTATGGCGCAGGCCTGAACCTGTTTAACATCGGCATCTTCTCCTACTTCATGAATAGCCTGGGGGCGTATAAGGTAGACCGCCGAAAAAAAAATATGGTATACCTGGAAACGCTGAAAACCTATGCTAACCTGGCTCTACGCAAGGGGTGTCATAGCCTGTTTTTTCCGGGAGGTACGCGAAGCCGGAGCGGCAAAATAGAAAACCGCCTTAAAATGGGCCTACTGGGGTCTGCCATGGAGGCCCAGCGAATCCTATACCAGCAAAAGCCGGAGGGCAAATCACATAAGCTTTTTGTAGTGCCTGTGGTGCTGAATTATCACTTCGTACTGGAAGCTCCCGGTCTGATAAATCAGTACCTGCAGCAGAAGGGTCAGGAGCGCTACTATGTTGAAAATGACAAGTTCTCCACATCAGCAGGCATCCTTAAGTTCCTTGTAAAATTCTTTACCAAGGGTAGCGATATCTCGGTATCTATAGGAAAACCTATGGACCTGATGGGTAATTATGTAAACGAAGAAGGTGTAAGTATCAGCCGCGATGGCAGACAGGTAAACATGCGCGACTATTTCCGTAATGCCGGAAAGATTACGGAAAACAAACAGCGCGAAGAGCAGTACACACGGATGCTTGCCGAGCGGATCGTGGAAGAATATCACCGCATCAACCGTGTATTCAGCAGCCACCTGGTGGCTTTTACTGCCTATGAGATCCTGCGGAAAAGACATTACAAACTTGATCTGTTTAGCCTGCTCAGATTACCTGAAGAAGAGCAGGTGATACCTTATGATCACTTCAAAGAGGTATTCGAAAGACTTCTGCAAAGGGTGTATGTGCTGTATGAAAAAGGCAAGGTGGACCTGGCTCCGCATATGACCAGGGAAGTTGACGAAATCATTAAACATGGTCTTGAAAACGTGGGCATGTACCATGCTAACCGCACCTTATACCGCAATAAGAACGGAGACATTCTGAGCGACGACCTGAATAAATTATTTTACTACCGAAACCGTATGGATGGTTATGACCTCGAAAAGTATGTCTAGACCAATAGGCGTAATAGGAGCGGGCAGTTTCGGTGCAGCAGTCACCAATTTGCTTTCAAAGAACAGTGATGTCCTTATCTACGCCCGCCGCCAGGAAGTAGTGGATGAGGTTAATGAAACGCATAAGCTTGGGAGCCACGATTTTAATGAACGAGTAAAGGCTACAAATGACCTTGCCTACCTGGCAGAACAGTGCCATATTATATTTCCTGTAGTACCTAGTTCTAATTTCCGGCAGATGATACGGGACCTCTCTCCGTATCTTTACCCCTACCATATGCTGATACACGGCACCAAAGGACTGGATTTGCTGCTGCCGGAAGGAAAGTCACTGGATGACCTGGAGTCACTGGAGCGGGAGTGCGTAAAAACAATGAGCGAAGTTATCCGTGAGGAAACGGTGGTTGTACGTATTGGATGCATGGCAGGCCCAAATCTGGCGAAGGAATTAGCCCATAACCAGCCCGCCGCCACGGTGGTAGCCAGCCAGTTTCGTGAAGTGATTCATGAAGGGCAGCGGCTACTACGAAATGAACGTTTCCAGGTGTACGGGAGCACAGACCTGATAGGGGTAGAACTGTGTGGTGTACTGAAAAATATTATTGCTATAGCCTCAGGGGCTGTAAGTGGCATGGGACTCGGAGAAAACGCCAGGTCTCTGCTGATAAGCCGTGGTATGGTGGAAATGATCTATCTGGGGCGCGCCTTCGGGGGGAATACGCAGGCATTTATCGGGTTAGCTGGAGTGGGTGATCTGGTAGCTACCTGTACCAGTAACCTAAGTCGTAATTTTACAGTAGGTTACCGCCTTGCTCAGGGAGAGTCGCTGGATGAGGTATTGAATACGATGAGCGAAACGGCTGAGGGTATACAGACGGTAAGAACGGTAAAAAAACTGATTGAGTCCATTGGTATGAGAGCACCCATTACGGAAACACTTTATAAAGTGCTATTCGAAGGGCTTACGGTGACGGAAGGACTGCAATATCTGATGAAGTATCCTTTTAATGTGGATATCGACTTCCTGTAAATGAAAAATCCGCCTTCCGGCGGATTTGATTAACAAAGTATTATCGGTTATTCTTAACCCTGACAGGCACCGGCACAGGTTGCTTATCAAAAATGGTTGAGGCAAGTTTTTCAATCAAAGATTTGATTGATGCTACTGTATATTCAATCTGCTTATTCATGCCAACTCTATATTTTCAGAAAGTATTCAAGCAAATACTTTCCTGTCTGTAAATCTATTTATCAGAATTCTCCCGAAATGAATTAAAAATTAGTTTGTCCCAATTCTCAGTTTGTCGAGAGACATTCTATCAATGTAACGAAATTTTTGCTTGATGGTGTTCATTACTTTAAAATACTCAGCAAAAACGATGCAAGTTTTTAATAGCATGCGTAATATTTTTTAAATCTGCACACCGTTAATAAAGGCTAATCCCTTATTTTTATACTTTAAACCGGTACAATTTTTTTAGACTGCAAGTTACCTGCGTACTAAGCCAGGTTTTTTTCACGTACTATAACTTACTGTTTTTTATCAGATCTCTCCTCACATACCTGCTTTTTACTGTATGGCTGGTCCTGTTAGCCGCCAGGCCCGTCTATGCCCAAAAACAGCAAAAATCAACTATTGACACTCTCAACATTCCCGCGGATAGCTATCTGATACTCCGGGACAGCAGCGTATACATTCCCCGCGATACGACTATCTATGTTGCAGACACTGTCCAGGCGATGTTTGTAAAACAGGCTATTGATAAAACGCGAATCTTTTACGAAAACCTGAGAAAGAAATTTGCCGGGACCAAGGTCACTCGTGAGTTGTTCGACCTCGTATTTACCCTGCCTCCATCAGCCCCACCGGCGGATACACTGCAAAATGAGGATAGCCGTAACCCTTACAGGCCATACGATGGTAAAATCGTAGGTAATATCTACCTGAAAAAACTCCCCCCTTTTGGCACGGTTGTGACTGATACCAGCCTCCATGCGAGGGGCTGGGCAAACCGGGCTAATAAGCTGCATATGAAAACCCGGGACGGTGTACTGCTGAATAACCTGCTGCTGGAAAAGGGGGAGCGTATCCAGGCTGCCTCACTCGGTGATAACGAAAGGATCATTCGCCAGCTACCTTTTATAAGAGATGCCAGACTGGTGGTACAACCGAGGGGTCCTGATAGTGATACGGTAGATATTTTATTGGTCACAAAGGATGTGTTTGCCTACACACTGGATGTAAGGCCCTCCGGCCTTGATCAAGGCAGCCTTACGGTGGGACAGAACAATCTACTGGGCCTGGGCCACGAACTGGATCTGACTTTGTCGTTTAACCCTGATCTTACTGAAGAAATGGGCTATGAGGCCCAGTACCAGGTGGCAAATATAAGGGGCTCCTTTATCCGGTTACGGGCTGATATTGCCGACACTTATTGGGCTGATCGAAGGCGCATAAGGCTTAACCGCTCTTTTCTGTCTCCTAATATAAAATATGCAGGAGGGATAGAAGTCAGCCGGCAGGAAACCAAACAACGGCTTAGGCAAAACGTAGATGAGGAAATAATATTTCCACTGGACTATGACCGCCGCGACGTATGGTTTGGCAGGGGCTTCCGGGTGAACAGGACATCGGCATTTTTAGCCAGTCGTTCCCAGCTTGTACTGGCCGGACGTCTGCTTGACCTTGATTATACAACACGGCCGGAAGTCACCTCCGACACAAACCGGCTCTACCGCAGCACCACATTGTACCTAGCCAGCCTGGGTATTTCTTACCGCCAGTTTTACCGTAGCACACTGGTATATGGTTTTGGACGCACAGAGGATATTCCTACGGGTTACCGGGTCAACTTTATTACGGGTAAGGAGCAAGGTGACCTCTACGACCGGTGGTACCATGGGGTAAATATGGCTAACGGTACGCTGCTAAATGACGCATCTTACCTGAGGATGGAGCTTTCACTGGGTGGCTTTTTTAATAGGGGTGATGTAGAACAAGGGGCTTTAATAGCTAAAACCAACTTTTTCAGCAGCCTGCTGCCCATTTGGGATTACCGGCTCAGGCAGTTTGTCACACTAAACTATACCAACGGCATCAGGCGATTTAACCATGAGCTGATTTCACTGGAAGAGGAAAACGGGATACGAGGGCTCAGAAGTTTTGACCTGCGGGGCAGCAGGCGTTTCTCTGTACAATTAGAGTCGATTGTATTTACTCCCTATGCAGCTATAGGGTTTAACCTGGCACCCTACCTGTTTGCCGATATGGGCTTCATCTCAAACAGGGGAGAGCCGGTATTTGAAGGCCAGTTTTACCAGGGTTTCGGCTTTGGGGTGCGTATTCGTAATGAAAACCTGGCCTTTAAAACGTTTCATCTGCGTTTTGCATTTTACCCGAATGCCCCCCGTGATGCCAGCCCCACCGCTCTGGAGCTGGGAGGTACAGAGTCCAATAATTTTGGGGACTTTGATATAGGGGCTCCGGAGGTACTTCCGTATCGCTAGAAACAATAAAAGGGGCTGCATCACGTGACACAGCCCCTTTCAGGATAACGTCGGTTATTTCTATTGTCTTGAAAGGTCTACCAGCCTGATCTCTACGCGGCGGGCTTCCTTTTTATCACTTTGATTCTGTGTGGCTCCGTAGCCTTTGGCAATGATTCTACGCCTGGCAACACCTCTTTCGTTAAAGAAGTTAAGAACGGATATAGCCCGTTGATTACTCAGGTTTCGGTTATAGTCTGCATTACCATCGCTGGAAGCAAAACCGCTGATCTCTATCCCAAGGCCATCGTACTCCGAAAGGCTTCCCAGTACATTCTGCAGGTCCGTTTCACCTTTGGTAGTAAGGGTACTTTGATCTGTATCAAAATAAATTTTATGCACCTTTTCCAGCAGGCTTTTATCGTACGCCAGTGGCTTACTTTGCTCTTCTGCCTGGCGTTTGGCCTCTTTGGAAACGAAGAAGGTAGGTAATGACATAATGGTATCATTGTCCACTATTCTCATTTCCAGATCTTCAGGATCATTTTCTTCGTAGTAGTACACGATATCAGCCGTCTCTATAAGGTCTGATTTGGCATCGAAGTCTATGTCGCTGACAGGGTTAGTCTTATACATAAGGTCCATCAGGTAATCATAGGCTGCGGTATCATTCGCCGCAATGATGCTTTCCATAAGCTCATATACATCGATACTATCCTTCTCAATGAGCATTGCCTCATTCGCGGCCCGTGGGTTCACATCGGCATTGGTTTTCGTATCGAAAAAGGCGTTTTTCACGCTTACTTCCTGACCTACCATCTCATCAAACTGCACAATAGGCTTCAGGTAGATGCGCTGGTACAGTTCGTAAAAGTAGTTTTGGTTAGGAATATTCACATTGACAGTGTAAGGCATATATCCTTCTGCCTCAATGATCATGTCGTAGTTTTTGCCGGGAGGGAAAATGATAAGGTAATACCCTGTTTCAGGATCAGGATCATACACATAATCTACTTTGGTATTTGTGGACTTGTCTATCACTTTGATCTTAGTGGGAACAGGCTCCAAAGATTCACCCGCAAGTATCTGCCCCTTGATCAGGGTCATAGGAATATTGGCATACTGATCAGGCATTTGGAAATAGTAGACATCCTGCGCACCGCTCCCACCTTTACGGTCACTACTGAAAAAACCTTTTTTACCGTCAGCTGTCAGGGTAAAATAGTTATCATTTGCGGTGGTATTGATGGGGTACCCCATATTTTCAGGAGAAGACCATCCGGAGCCTACTTTCAGCACCTTAAATATATCTTTGCCACCCATGCTATTATGTCCGCTGGAGGTAAAATACAGGGTACGCTGGTCGGGGTGTATGAAAGGAGCATCCTCGTCCTTATCGGTATTAATCTCTGGTCCGAGGTTTACCGGACGATTCCAGCCCCCATCGTCGCGGCGGGTAGCCATATAGATATCCATACCGCCATATCCGTCGGGGCGGTTACTGGCAAAGTAAATGGTTTTGTTATCTGCCGTAATGCTGGCTGTTGTTTCCAGGTAGCGGCTGTTTACCGGCTCGCCTACGGGAGCAGGTACAGACCATTTTTTTCCTTCTTTGTCTATGGAGTAGATATTACCGGTATTATTAGCGCCACCAATAAATATGAGCATGTGGCGGCCATCGGGTGAAAGACCGGCCGTACCTACATTATATTTGGTAGGGATATCCACTTTCTGAGCCTGCAGCCAATTGCCATGCTCGTCTTTTTCCACAATCTGAATCTCTTCTACAAAGCCACGGCCTTTTTCATCCTTACGCATGGCCGTAAACGCCATGACTGATTCATCGGCAGACACTACGGGGTTGTACTCGGTGGCAGGTGTATTCACATTAGACCCGAATGGAAAGACTTCGATATCTTTTTTCTGGCTCATCAGAGAGAGTGCATTGCGGCTCTGATCCAGCTTTTCCTCAGAAAGCTGGTACATTTTGCCTTTGTCTTTAGCCTCTGCCTGGTATTTTTCAAATGAAGAAATGGCTTCTGCAATCTGGGCATTTTTGTGGTACAGATCACCGAGGTAATAATATACATCTACCGGCACCTTGCCTGAAGCGGCCGCACCCTTCAGCCATGAAATAGCTTCAATTTGCTGATCTACATGCATCTGATGTGCTTTACTTACACCTGCACGATACAATACCTGCGCATCACTCACACCGGCACCGATAGCTTCCTCATAAAGCTCCAGTGCTGCCTCATAGTTCTTTAAACCGAAGTATTTATCGGCACGGTAGATTTTCTGCTCCGCATCACTCTGTGCCCAGGCGCTACCAACGGTGAGAGCCAGCATGAATACGGACAGGAAAAAATGTAAACCGTTCTTCATAACTTATAATCCTGTTTTTTACAAAGATTATGTTTAATGAAGTATAAACCGGTACGAATCAGACCAATACCTTACAGGGATAAGCCCACCCCTAAAAAGTCAGCATTCAGACAGCCTCATTTATAGCACGTAAACGTCTGAGAAGGGGTGGATGGGAGTAATAACAAAATACGTAGACCGGATGTGGGTGCAGGTTTTCGTAATTGTCGGTAGCCAGCTTTTTCAGTGCCGTACCAAGCGGTTCTGCCCGGTACGTGGAAGTGGCAAAACGATCGGCCTGGAACTCATTCTTACGGCTAATGTAATTTGATAACAAACCTAAAATACCGGTAAGAGGGGAAAGCAAAACAGAAAACCCTATCAGGTTAACATGTAAGCTCCACTGGCCGGCTCCAAGGGCCCCGCTGAGGGTACCATTGTAAATAAGCAGGCTGGCAAGATATAGGATGAGGCCTGTCTGGATCACAGACATGATGATGCCATTGTTGATATGCTTTTTTTTATAGTGGCCTATCTCATGTGCCAGTACGGCCACAAGCTCTTCATCGCTGGTACCTTCTATAAGGGTATCATAAAGGACCACCTTTTTGCGGCTGCCAAAACCGGAGAAGAAGGCATTGGCCCGGCTACTTCTCTTAGACCCATCCACCACGAATATCTTATCCAGCGGATAACCAATGCCCCGCCCATAGGCTTCCAGTTTATCACGGAGGCTTCCCGCCTGCAACGGACTCAGTTGGTTAAACAGCGGCAGTAGCCAACTGGTATAAAAGAAAGACATGAAGAGGCTGAAGAGGGTTATGACTATCCAGAACACCCACCAGAAGTCATTCCCGAGCTCGCGAACAAGCCATACCAGCAGGGCAAGCACGGCACCTCCAAAGATGGCCCCAAGCAGGTAGCCTTTTACTTTGTCCAGAAAGAAGGTTTTGGTGCTGGTACGGTTAAAGCCGTAACGCTCTTCGAGTATAAAGGTATCATATACCTGAAGAGGGAGACTAAGCAGGTCAGCGCTGAGTCCGAGCACACCGAAATACAGTAAGGGTAGCCATATATAATGTTGGGTTACCTGCCGTAATTCACTGTCCAGCCACCCGAAGCCACCGAAGGCCAGCAGCACCAGCATAATGCCTGTGCTTAATGTAGAGGAGAACAAAGAAAATGAGGCCCGTTCCTTCCGGTAGGCCTCCATTTTAGCATATTTTTCTTCGTCGAAATAGTCCTTTAGTTCATCCGGCAGGCTCTTTTTTTTTCCATAGCGGCGGTTTACCCAGGCCAGCAGCCTTTCTATAATGAAGCTCACTGCCAACAGTATGATTAGCAGCCATTGTATTTGTTCTGATCCAATATTAGGCATCAGAAGCGGGGACAGGGTATTTGGCGGACGTTTTTGGGTGGACGACGCGGGTCGGCCAGGTTAAAGAGGTACGTAAGGCTAATCTCGTGTGCACCCCCGCTGGCAATACCCAGACGGCTTACAGTGTAGTCAAAACTATATCCGATCTGGAGATTATCGCTTGTAAAGCCTACCAGGAGTACAACCGATTCGTTATTTGCCTGATCATTGAGCGGTTTAAAGGGCAGGCCTCTGTACCATATTCCTATCACTACCGGCTCCAGGGTAGCATACACCCCTGCATCAAGCTGGTCAAAGT
It contains:
- a CDS encoding NAD(P)H-dependent glycerol-3-phosphate dehydrogenase, translated to MVMTSKSMSRPIGVIGAGSFGAAVTNLLSKNSDVLIYARRQEVVDEVNETHKLGSHDFNERVKATNDLAYLAEQCHIIFPVVPSSNFRQMIRDLSPYLYPYHMLIHGTKGLDLLLPEGKSLDDLESLERECVKTMSEVIREETVVVRIGCMAGPNLAKELAHNQPAATVVASQFREVIHEGQRLLRNERFQVYGSTDLIGVELCGVLKNIIAIASGAVSGMGLGENARSLLISRGMVEMIYLGRAFGGNTQAFIGLAGVGDLVATCTSNLSRNFTVGYRLAQGESLDEVLNTMSETAEGIQTVRTVKKLIESIGMRAPITETLYKVLFEGLTVTEGLQYLMKYPFNVDIDFL
- a CDS encoding 1-acyl-sn-glycerol-3-phosphate acyltransferase; this encodes MKPEVPIHTKKKYTPILPGPREWPVVKMARNREAFIEEVIGEAIERVKEVRGNNGTLVEELENVMYLEKLRIKQNPWNVDPEDEHSFWSSIKTRLVSYSTDPEEQLDLPEELLREIISRYSHEIAGDFRPSYYRFTRSMVTFGFARLLNASRIKKFGAIWSRELTLQDKIHITGETEHLRKLAKIGTIVMVPTHFSNLDSILIGWVIHAMGLPPFIYGAGLNLFNIGIFSYFMNSLGAYKVDRRKKNMVYLETLKTYANLALRKGCHSLFFPGGTRSRSGKIENRLKMGLLGSAMEAQRILYQQKPEGKSHKLFVVPVVLNYHFVLEAPGLINQYLQQKGQERYYVENDKFSTSAGILKFLVKFFTKGSDISVSIGKPMDLMGNYVNEEGVSISRDGRQVNMRDYFRNAGKITENKQREEQYTRMLAERIVEEYHRINRVFSSHLVAFTAYEILRKRHYKLDLFSLLRLPEEEQVIPYDHFKEVFERLLQRVYVLYEKGKVDLAPHMTREVDEIIKHGLENVGMYHANRTLYRNKNGDILSDDLNKLFYYRNRMDGYDLEKYV
- a CDS encoding M48 family metallopeptidase codes for the protein MSFIIERLLAWVNRRYGKKKSLPDELKDYFDEEKYAKMEAYRKERASFSLFSSTLSTGIMLVLLAFGGFGWLDSELRQVTQHYIWLPLLYFGVLGLSADLLSLPLQVYDTFILEERYGFNRTSTKTFFLDKVKGYLLGAIFGGAVLALLVWLVRELGNDFWWVFWIVITLFSLFMSFFYTSWLLPLFNQLSPLQAGSLRDKLEAYGRGIGYPLDKIFVVDGSKRSSRANAFFSGFGSRKKVVLYDTLIEGTSDEELVAVLAHEIGHYKKKHINNGIIMSVIQTGLILYLASLLIYNGTLSGALGAGQWSLHVNLIGFSVLLSPLTGILGLLSNYISRKNEFQADRFATSTYRAEPLGTALKKLATDNYENLHPHPVYVFCYYSHPPLLRRLRAINEAV
- a CDS encoding OmpA family protein; translated protein: MKNGLHFFLSVFMLALTVGSAWAQSDAEQKIYRADKYFGLKNYEAALELYEEAIGAGVSDAQVLYRAGVSKAHQMHVDQQIEAISWLKGAAASGKVPVDVYYYLGDLYHKNAQIAEAISSFEKYQAEAKDKGKMYQLSEEKLDQSRNALSLMSQKKDIEVFPFGSNVNTPATEYNPVVSADESVMAFTAMRKDEKGRGFVEEIQIVEKDEHGNWLQAQKVDIPTKYNVGTAGLSPDGRHMLIFIGGANNTGNIYSIDKEGKKWSVPAPVGEPVNSRYLETTASITADNKTIYFASNRPDGYGGMDIYMATRRDDGGWNRPVNLGPEINTDKDEDAPFIHPDQRTLYFTSSGHNSMGGKDIFKVLKVGSGWSSPENMGYPINTTANDNYFTLTADGKKGFFSSDRKGGSGAQDVYYFQMPDQYANIPMTLIKGQILAGESLEPVPTKIKVIDKSTNTKVDYVYDPDPETGYYLIIFPPGKNYDMIIEAEGYMPYTVNVNIPNQNYFYELYQRIYLKPIVQFDEMVGQEVSVKNAFFDTKTNADVNPRAANEAMLIEKDSIDVYELMESIIAANDTAAYDYLMDLMYKTNPVSDIDFDAKSDLIETADIVYYYEENDPEDLEMRIVDNDTIMSLPTFFVSKEAKRQAEEQSKPLAYDKSLLEKVHKIYFDTDQSTLTTKGETDLQNVLGSLSEYDGLGIEISGFASSDGNADYNRNLSNQRAISVLNFFNERGVARRRIIAKGYGATQNQSDKKEARRVEIRLVDLSRQ
- a CDS encoding aconitate hydratase yields the protein MAKPQNVAQKLIASHLIEGEMEPGKEIGIKIDQTLTQDATGTLVMLELEAMKLEKIKTEKSVQYVDHNLLQTDFKNADDHVFLRSAAQKFGLWFSRPGNGVSHPVHMERFGVPGKTLVGSDSHTPAAGSLGMLALGAGGLDVAFSIAGEPLYFKMPKVLGVKLTGKLPAWVSAKDVVLEMLRRYDVKGCRGMIVEYYGPGLENLDAMDRHVIANMGTELGATTTVFPADNKVKAFMDAQQRGDEFVELLPDEGAEYDEHDEIVLDDLVPMIALPSSPGKVKTVREVEGKDVHQVVIGSSANPGYRDFWIVSEIVKDQEINPDVSFDINPTSRQIIENLSANGAMKNLIHAGARFHQAGCMGCIGMGQAPASGKISLRTMPRNFPGRSGTLDDQVYLCSPETAAAAALTGKITDPRDLEKQFNIKYPVYSPPAEVIINEKMLIGPNGKNVKLEKGPNIKSLPEFDGLKDKYKLPVLLKMEDNISTDEILRAGAEVLPFRSNIPAISRYSFSIIDESFHDRAKEAQEKEGGHVVVAGENYAQGSSREHAALAPRYLGQVAVLAKSYARIGWQNLINFGIVPLEFVNADDFNKINQGDTLVLENMRESLKERKNVTVKNTSNDEEYEMTYTLSDRQVDVILAGGVINYFRIKKNADN